The following are from one region of the Etheostoma spectabile isolate EspeVRDwgs_2016 chromosome 15, UIUC_Espe_1.0, whole genome shotgun sequence genome:
- the xab2 gene encoding pre-mRNA-splicing factor SYF1 — protein sequence MPSLSGKPDVLFEDDDLPYEEEIIRNPYSVKCWMRYIEFKQNGAKSTLNMIYERALKELPGSYKLWYNYLRERRKQVKGKCITEPSYEEINNCHERALVFMHKMPRIWLDYCQFLVSQCKITRSRQTFDRALRALPVTQHPRIWPLYLRFVRNLPLPETAIRVYRRYLKLSPENTEEYIDYLRSVGRLDEAAVRLAAVVNDESFVSKEGKSNYQLWHELCDLISQNPDKVTSLNVGAIIRGGLTRFTDQLGKLWCSLADYYIRSGHFEKARDVYEEAILTVVTVRDFTQVFDSYAQFEESMIAAKMETTAELGKDEDEDIDMELRLARFEQLIARRPLLLNSVLLRQNPHNVHEWHKRVKLYEGNPRQIINTYTEAVQTVDPMKATGKPHSLWVSFAKFYEENEQLDDARTIFEKATKVNYKHVDDLSAVWCEYGEMELRHENYEQALRILRKATAIPSKKAEYFDASEPVQNRVYKSLKVWSMLADLEESLGTFKSTKAVYDRIIDLRIATPQIIINYAMFLEEHNYFEESFKAYERGIALFRWPNVYDIWNTYLTKFIDRYGGKKLERARDLFEQALDGCPAKFAKTIYLLYAKLEEGYGLARHAMAVYERATQAVEAEERHQMFNIYIKRAAEIYGVTYTRAIYQKAIEVLPDEHARDMCLRFADMESKLGEIDRARAIYSYCSQICDPRVTANFWQTWKEFEIRHGNEDTIREMLRIKRSVQATYNTQVNFMSAQMLKATTSSTVSDLAPGQMEIDDMKMLEQKAQQLAAEAEQDKPKLKEKILFVRSDTSRSELAELSKQANPDEIDIDEDEDEDDDENQGPEEVQLEQKSVPTAVFGGLKDD from the exons ATGCCTTCGCTAAGTGGAAAACCCGATGTTCTGTTT GAGGACGATGATCTGCCTTATGAAGAGGAGATTATCAGGAACCCATACTCAGTCAAGTGCTGGATGCGTTACATCGAATTCAAACAGAACGGAGCCAAATCCACCCTCAACATGATATATGAGCGGGCTCTGAAGGAGCTGCCTGGCAG cTACAAACTGTGGTACAATTATCTGAGAGAAAGACGGAAACAAGTCAAAGGGAAATGTATCACTGAACCAAGCtatgaagagatcaataatTGCCATGAAAGGGCATTGGTTTTCATGCACAAG ATGCCTAGAATATGGCTTGATTACTGCCAGTTCCTTGTGTCTCAATGCAAGATCACAAGAAGTCGGCAAACATTTGACCGTGCTCTCAGAGCTCTTCCGGTTACTCAACACCCACGCATCTGGCCTCTCTATCTCCGCTTTGTGCGTAACCTGCCCCTGCCTGAGACTGCCATCCGGGTGTACCGCAGGTACCTTAAG CTTTCTCCAGAGAATACAGAAGAATACATAGACTACTTACGGTCTGTTGGCCGCTTGGATGAAGCAGCTGTGCGACTAGCAGCTGTTGTCAATGACGAAAGCTTTGTCTCCAAAGAGGGCAAGTCTAATTATCAA CTGTGGCATGAGCTATGCGACCTGATCTCCCAGAACCCTGATAAAGTGACCTCTCTAAATGTAGGAGCCATCATCCGAGGAGGCCTCACTAGATTCACAGACCAACTTGGAAAACTCTGGTGCTCTTTAGCTGACTATTACATCAGGAGTGGTCACTTTGAgaag GCCCGTGATGTGTATGAGGAGGCCATCCTTACAGTGGTAACAGTAAGGGATTTCACACAAGTGTTTGATAGTTACGCCCAGTTTGAAGAGAGCATGATTGCAGCAAAGATGGAGACCACCGCTGAGCTGGGAAAGGATGAAGATG AGGACATAGACATGGAGCTTAGACTGGCCCGTTTTGAGCAGCTGATAGCCCGGCGGCCCCTTCTTTTGAACAGTGTTCTACTGCGCCAGAACCCTCATAATGTCCATGAGTGGCACAAGCGGGTAAAACTGTATGAGGGCAATCCACGGCAG ATCATCAACACATACACTGAGGCAGTGCAGACTGTGGATCCGATGAAGGCCACAGGGAAGCCTCACTCTCTCTGGGTTTCCTTTGCTAAATTCTATGAGGAAAATGAGCAGCTGGATGAT gccaggacaatttttGAGAAGGCCACCAAGGTGAACTACAAGCACGTAGATGACCTTTCTGCGGTGTGGTGTGAGTATGGAGAGATGGAGCTACGTCATGAGAACTATGAACAGGCACTGCGCATACTGAGG AAAGCTACAGCCATCCCATCCAAGAAAGCGGAGTACTTTGATGCATCTGAGCCAGTCCAAAACAGAGTTTACAAGTCCTTGAAGGTCTGGTCTATGCTGGCGGACTTGGAAGAAAGTCTTGGCACTTTCAAG TCTACAAAAGCAGTGTATGATCGCATCATTGACCTCCGCATCGCCACGCCACAGATCATCATCAATTACGCCATGTTCCTTGAAGAGCACAACTACTTTGAGGAAAGCTTCAAA GCATATGAGCGTGGTATTGCTCTCTTCAGGTGGCCAAATGTTTATGACATCTGGAACACATACCTCACCAAGTTTATTGATCGTTATGGGGGCAAGAAGCTGGAGAGAGCTAGAGATTTATTTGAGCAAGCCCTAGATGGCTGCCCTGCCAAGTTTGCCAAGA CCATTTACCTGTTGTATGCCAAATTGGAGGAGGGATATGGATTGGCACGACACGCCATGGCTGTCTATGAAAGAGCAACGCAGGCAGTAGAAGCTGAGGAGAGACATCAAATGTTCAATATCTACATCAAGAGAGCAGCTGAAATTTATGGAGTCACGTATACCAGGGCAATTTACCAGAAAGCTATCGAG GTCCTTCCTGATGAACATGCAAGGGACATGTGCCTGCGATTTGCTGACATGGAGAGTAAACTTGGTGAGATTGATCGGGCCAGAGCAATTTACTCCTACTGTTCCCAAATCTGTGACCCAAGG GTGACTGCAAACTTCTGGCAGACATGGAAAGAATTTGAGATCCGCCATGGGAATGAGGACACAATAAGAGAAATGCTGAGGATCAAACGTAGTGTCCAAGCCACATACAACACCCAGGTCAACTTTATGTCTGCTCAGATGCTGAAGGCTACGACAAGCTCCACAG TGTCAGATCTTGCTCCAGGCCAAATGGAAATTGATGACATGAAGATGCTGGAGCAGAAAGCACAGCAGCTTGCTGCAGAGGCCGAGCAGGACAAACCCAAACTCAAAGAAAAAATTCTCTTTGTCAG GAGTGACACCTCTCGCAGTGAGTTGGCTGAGCTTTCCAAACAGGCCAACCCTGATGAGATTGACAttgatgaggatgaggatgaagatgatgatgaaaacCAGGGACCAGAAG AGGTGCAGCTTGAACAGAAGAGTGTCCCCACAGCTGTCTTTGGAGGGCTTAAAGATGACTGA